CATGGTCAATGCGATCAAAGGCCCGGAAACATACCAGGGCCAAGGATTGTATATTGCTTCCATTACTCGTATTTTTTACAAAAATGCACAAATAACCCTAAGAAACATATCCCCTGACCCTGGCCATTGCCCCATACCTGACAAATGGGACAAAAAACTAGTCCTTTACACCCAATTTCCCTAAAATATCTTCCATTAAGCACCATTTGGTAATGGATGACTGCAACAAATTGGCACCCGCAAAGGCAGTAAACCATAACCAATTTATATTCCCATACACCGCCAATAGCAAGCTGATGAGCACAAAGCTCCCTGCTACGGCCCTTACAATCCTATTTTTCATTTTGTTTCATTTTTACGTTCCATCATATAGTAGACCAGGGGCACCACCAACAAGGTCAGCACGGTAGAGGCAATGGTACCTCCCATCAAAGAAATCGCCAGGCCTTGGAATATGGGGTCGAACAAAATCACAAAGGCCCCAATGACCACCGTCCCGGCCGTCAGTAGAATGGGCGTTGTCCTAACTGCTCCAGCTTCAATTACCGCTTGTTTTAAAGGAACCCCTTCCTGCGTTCGCAGATTGACAAAATCAATAAGTAAGACCGAATTCCTTACCATGATTCCCGCCAAAGCTATCATCCCAATAAACGAGGTTGCCGTGAAAAAAGCACCCAGAATCCAATGGCCCAGGACTATCCCTATTAACGATAGGGGAATCGCCGCCATCATAACCAACGGTGCCCTGAAATTTTGGAACCACCCCACAATCAACATATAGATGATGACGATCACCCCTAAAAAGGCAATTCCCAAATCACGGAACACTTCAAGCGTAATCTGCCATTCCCCGTCCCATTTTATGGTAAAATCATCTTCAAGCTCGGGTTGGGACATATACAATTCGTTTATCCCATATCCTTTGGGGAGTTCCAAACCCCTCAGTTTATCGGTCATCCCTAAAATGGCATAAACGGGGCTTTCCAAATCCCCTGCCATATCAGAGGTGACATAGACCACTCTTTTTTGGTTTTTACGATAGATGCTTTTGTCCTTGGTCGTTTCCGTAATGGTGACCAAATCCCCAATGGGAAGTGTTTGTCCATCTTTGGAGACCACACGTATTTGTTTCAGATTATCCAATCCCGAGCGGTCGTTCTCACTCAACGTCAGTACAATTCCAATATGATCAAAGGCATTTGTTTGGTACAGATAGGTTACAGGACGTTCGGCCATGGCCATATTCAAGGTATGCACAATTTGGGATGTGTTGACCCCATAGCGTAACGCCTTTTCCTTATCTACCACAAAATCATATTGTTTTTGGTCCGCTTCGACCATCCAGTCCACATCAACCACATCAGCGGTATTTTCAAGAATGGTCTTCACCCCATCGGCCAAAACGATCTGCTTTTCATAATCGGGACCGTAGATTTCGGCCACTATGGTAGAGAGCACAGGTGGTCCCGGAGGTACCTCGACCACTTTTACATTGGCCTTGTGGTAAGCCCCAATTTCTTGAATCCTGGGCCGTAACATTTTAGCGATATCGTGGCTTTGTACATTTCGATCGTGTTTATCCACAAGGTTTACCTGGATATCGGCCATATTGCTCCCACCGCGCAAATCGTAATGCCGCACCAAACCATTAAAGGTAATGGGTGCCGAAGTCCCCACATAGGCCTGATAATCCACTACCTCGGGCCTTGAGGCCAGGTAGGAAGCAATTTCCTTGGTCACCACGGCCGTCCGCTCCAGTGTTGTCCCTTCCGGCATATCAATAATGACCTGAAATTCATTCTTGTTATCGAATGGAAGCATTTTTACCGCCACGGATTTGGTGAAGAACAACCCTACCGAAGCCAAAAGCAATATAACGGTAACCCCAATGAACAACCCTCTTTTCTTTCGGTTTTCGATCAATGGGCGTTGTAACCGCTCATAGGTCTTGAAGATAACGGTATCCTGAATTTGTACCGTTGCCTCTTCACTTTTCTTCCGGTCTTTTTCCCGTAAAAACAGATAACCGAGATATGGCGTAATCGTCAAGGCCACAAAAAGGGACAACAACATGGCGATTGAGGCCCCAATGGGCATTGGCGACATATACGGCCCCATTAAGCCCGAAACAAAAGCCATGGGCAATACCGAAGCAATGACCGTAAACGTGGCCAAAATTGTAGGGTTGCCCACCTCATTTATGGCAAAAAGGGCGGCATCTTTAAACGGCAATCGCTTTATTTTAAAATGACGGTGCATGTTCTCTGCTATGATGATGGAATCATCCACCACAATACCGGTTACAAAGACCAATGCAAAAAGTGTGATGCGGTTCAACGTATACTCCAGCATATAGTAGCTGAGCAGTGTGAGGGCAAAGGTGATGGGTACGGACAAAAATACCACCAGACCCCCGCGCCAACCCATGGCCAACATGACCACAAAGGTTACCGCAATGATGGCACCAATTAAGTGCAGCAACAGTTCCGATACTTTTTGTGAAGCCGTTTCCCCATAATTTCGAGTGACCGCCACCTGTACTTCATTGGGCAATAGGGTTCTTTTAAGGTGTTCCACCTTCTGTAGTACCCTATCGGCAATTTTCATGGCATCCGCCCCCTTTCGCTTTGCAATGGACAAGGTAACGGCGGGGTATTCGGAAGGAAATGCACTGGCAGCCCCACTGGCTCCGCCATATCCAAAGGAAACATAGGTATTGGCCAACTGCGGTCCATCAATGACCTCGGCCATCTGTTTGAGATATATGGGCTGGTTTTCCAAAGTACCTACGACAAGGTTTTCAACATCTTCCTTTGAGGACAAAAACGTTCCGCCTGTTACATGAAACTCCGTATCATTGGCGTAAAAATCCCCTGCGCCCATTTGTACATTGTTCGCTTTTATGACTTCGGCAATCCCTAAAAAGTCAAGTCCGTTCCCAGCTATTCTTTCTTTATCCAACACTACACGCAGCTGCCGATCTCGACCTCCTATCTTTTTGGTAATGGCTACATCGCCCACTTTTTCAATTTCGTTGAGCAGCTCATTTGAAATTTGACCCAATTGATAGTCATCATAGGTTTCGCTCCACAAGGTCAATGAAAGCATGGGGACATCATCAATGGCCCTGGTCTTGACCAAAGGCATGGTGACTCCCTGGGGCATTTGGTCCATATGCTTGTTGATCTCATCGTACAGTCTCACCAACGATCGCTCAATATCCTCCCCAACATAGAACTGTACGATAACCATGCCCGCTTCTTTCATGGAAGTGGAATACACGTATTCAACTCCCTTGATATTCGAAATGATTTTCTCAAGGGGCTTGGTGATACGTGACTCCACTTCGGTTGGATTTGCCCCGGGATAGCCTACAAAAATATCGGCCATGGGAACATCAATCTGAGGTTCCTCCTCTCTTGGGATCAAAAACGAACTGTAAATCCCGATGACCATGAATACGACCATCAAGAGCACCGTAAGTCTCGATGTCATAAATCCTTTGGCTATCTTTCCTGCTAGACCTTCTTTCATCTATTCGTCTTTATTGAATACTGACCTTTGCGCCATTGAACAATTTTCCCTGGGAGGCCGTGATATAGGTTTCCCCTTCTGACAATCCGGATAATACCTCCACGCCATTGTCCAAAGTTTCCCCCAAACGCAGCCAACGTAGAATGGCCGTATCGTCCTGCCCTAGGGTATATATTCCTGTGAGCTGTCCTTGTTCCACCAGTGCTTCTTTTGGTACGACAACTGTTTTTGGGGCAACACCTGTAGCAGGAAAGGCCACAGCGGCGTACATCCCGGACCGTACCGAGGAAGGGGTGTCCGGAAGCTCAACGGTAGCCAAATATTGCCCACCGGTTCCGGTTGCAGAAGTACTGAGTTCAGTCAATTCCCCAGTGAGCATGGTGTCCAAAACCTTAATGGTGACCTTAGCTTTCATACCCACTTCAATACCGGTGATCTTATTTTCAGGAATTCTGGCCGTCACCTCATAAGCCCCTGTTGCTTCCATTGAGATCAAAGGGGCACCAGGATTGGCCATTGTCCCCACATCTACAAAAGTGTGCGTCACTACACCTTTAAATGGCGCCCGAACGTTTGCATAAGCAAATTGGGCCTCAACCTCTTTGCCCAGTTCCCGTGCTGCTGCCAATCTCGCTTTCGCCCTTTCGTAACGGGTGCTCATATCCTCAAGTTCTTTTTGCGAGGCACTGTTCTTTTCAAAAAGGTTTACATAGCGTTCATAATCCTTTTTGGCATTGGCAAAGGAAGCTTGGGCCTCCATAACACTCGCAGTCGCCTGGGCTTTTCTGGCCCTGAGGTCCCTATTGTTGATTACCACCAACAAATCGCCCTTGTCCACTGCTTCCCCAACTTTTACGGGAATACGCTCAACATGCCCCATCATACGGGTGCTCAAAGTGGCATTGTTCACCGAAGTGACCTGCCCACTACCAACGGTTAGGTACTCCTCCATTCCCATCCCTACCGTAGCCACAGCGACCGATATCCTATCCTTATGAGGAACATCCTCTTTCTTTACTTCCCCACAAGCCATTAATAAAAGACTTGCCACTAGTGGGAACAGCCTCTTTTTGGAAACGTATATTGAAATCTTACCTATCATTTTATCTTTTGGTTAAAAAATTATGGTACGCCACAGCGTAGTTGTATTCATAAATCGCATTGTAATGGTCCAGTTCCTTCTCGGCATATTGTGCTTCTGCCCTTAAAAGTTCCGAGGTGCTTTCAAGGCCCTCCTTAAATCGATTGGAACGTATGTGTAAGGTTTCTGCGGACTGTTCCAGCGTTAAGGCAGAGGTGGATGCACGATTTTTAGCATCAAGTAGCATTCTCCCTGCTTTTTGCAATTCCAGTTCGCTCTTTGAGCGATAGTGCTCATAGGCCACTTGTGCCTTTTCATAGGTGGCTCGACTTTTTTTGATTTTGGCAAAGCGTTTGGCTCCTTGAAACGCGTCCCAGCTCAAACTTGCACCAAAGGTGTAACCTTGGGAATTGGCCTGAAAAAGATCATCATCGAATAGCTGATAGGAGCCAAACGCATTTAACCGCGGTAAAAAGGCCATTTTATCCGCTTTGTAGGTCGAACGATAGGCTTGTGAAACCAACTCCAGGGCCTTTACATCGGGGCGATCCTCAAGGGCACGGTCAGTATCCACCATAACGTATTCCGCCAGTTCCAATTCCTTGGTGGGAACATAGTCCCCCCCTACATCCTCATCCATCAAAAAAGCAAGATAGTCGGAAGCATTGCTCAAGTTGCTTTGCGCAGAAATCAATTGGTTCTCCATCCCCGTGGTCCTTACCTTGGCCTGTAACAAATCTGCCTTTTGCAACAAGCCTTCCTCAAAGCGATCGGCAACCATAGCTTCATTGGCCAGGGCCGCTTTAACGGCCTTTTCAAGGACTTCTACACGCTTATGGGCCAACTGTAGTTGCATGAATGCGCGGGTTGCTTCAAACGCTAGATAGTCCTTGGTTCTATAAACCTGTTGCTCTCTCGCTTCCATCGTGGATTTGGCGGCCTTTCGCTGAAAAAGCCCATCCATATTGATCAGGGGCTGTTCTATGACAATAGTAGTAGCGTAGTTCTCAATCTGATCGGGGTCGTTAAGCAAATCCGGATTAAAATCCGCGGCCGTCAGGATTTCCTGGTTCAGTTTTGTGCCAAAGGCCATTAGGGGATTGGTCGTTGCCATACCGGTATGGGAAATCGAAATAGTGGGCAGAAAGATGGCATTACCCATGGTAAAGTCCCCTTGTGCTTCGGTAAGTTCAAATTCCGATATCCTTATATCCGCATTGGATTCCTGCACTTTTATCAATACCTCATTCAGCGTAATGGGTTTGAGCTGTTGTGCTTTAAGGGGAAGGACCCACCCAAATAGAACCAATGTACCAACCCAAAGTCTAATCGTCATCGTTTTGAATTTGAATCCAAAGCTACGTTGACCCCATGGCCGACACAGTAACATTGGTTACCTTGATCGAAAGTCTTTAAAACGGGTTAAAAAAGTGTTGGGGCGTGAAGAAGCTGAAAGAAAGATGGTCCCCCTAATGGCAATACAAAATTGGGTCATTTATCGGAAACCAAAAATCCAACAAAAGACCGGCGTAAGGAATACGGTTGTGACCGATAAAAACTATTTCTTACCGCTGTTCATTAACATAAAAACAGCTGCGATCAATAACACAACGACCAGCGCAAAAACGCCAATCATCAAAATACCGTTATCCCAGGAAACCAACGGTAATGTAAGAAGTTCACCCATAGTTATTTGGTTTAGTACGCCAAATTTAAAATCAGTATGATTGCCAAAACATGATAAATCTCAATTTTGCCCCAAACCCCATTAAAAAGCCATCCCGATACCAACGGAATGGCTTTTTACATTCAACCAAAAAACTAATTTTTTCTTCGGCACGTATTGAGCCCTACAAGGGCGTACAGTGGACAAAAGCTTATAAAGGAGGTGAGCACAAAAATACCGGCCAAGGCCAAAAGCACATACCCCAAAGTACCCTGCACAACATCTGTAAAATACAAGATGCCCACCATAGCAGCAATAACCAATCTCACAATACGATCCAATCCACCCATATTTTTTTTCATAGCTATCTATTTAAACGTTCAATGGACAAAACCGCTATGGTTACCATTCCAGCACAGATAAGGCAGACCATGATAAGTTTTTGCCATTTCTTCAGTTTCATCCTCAAATATAACGGTACTCCCATCTTACTTTTGGTAACCTCGGTTACACAACGACCACATTTTTTATCTTAGAGCCTGTTTAGGAATTTGTCAATTATTTTCTTATGTCCCTTTTTGCACGGCACATTGTTAAAATTTTAGTCCATAACTATGGCTATGCTTTTCCATCGCACCGGCTCGCCCATAGCTTTCGCTATGTCGTGCCTCGTTCCGCACTAAAAATGGCCTATAACAATTCCAATCACAAATTCTTAAACAGGCTCTTAGTTTTAAATTGAATCTTGCAAGGTATGGACAGAAGGGATTTCTCCAAAAGCTTGACAATGGCTGGAATTGCCAGTGTAATTGGCGCTCCGGTTGTTTTTGCCGATACTATTCCCAAAAATTACGTTCCCCTGGCGCTTCAGGACCCAGACCCCTTTTCACTGTTCGATAAGGATAAGGAAATGACGGTTTTGAACGACCGTCCCTGGAATATTGAGGCCAAGGCCCATCTTCTGAACGATGCCGTTACCCCAAACAGGTATATGTTCATCCGAAACAATGGGATACTACCAAAACGGATAGATGCCGACAATTGGACATTGACCATTGATGGTGAAGCCGCGGAACGGAAAAAAGTGTATTCGCTGGCGGAGTTAAAGACAAAATTTCCCCAACACACCTATCAACTGACCTTGGAGTGCGGAGGCAATGGCAGAAGCGAGTTCGATCCCCCTGCCAAAGGGAACCAATGGACCATAGGTGCAGTTTCCTGTGCCAACTGGACAGGGATTCGGTTACGTGATCTACTCCAGGATGTGGGTATAAAATCCGAGGCCGTATACATTGGTTACCATGCGGCGGATACCCATTTGAGTGGTGACCCCAAAAAGGAGCCTATTTCCCGTGGAGTGCCCATTTCAAAGGCCATGCAAGAGGAAACCCTTCTGGCTTTTCAGATGAATGGAAAGGATATTCCCCTGGCACATGGCTATCCCCTACGTTTGGTCTGTGGTGGTTGGCCAGCTTCCGCTTCTGGAAAATGGATACAACGCATCAGTATCCGAAACCAGGTACATGATGGTGCCAAAATGGGAGGTGCCTCTTATCGGGTCCCTTGCGAAAGTGTTGCTCCCGGCAGTGAAGTGACGGACGAAAATATGTGCATTATCGAATCCATGCCCGTAAAGTCCTTAATTACCTATCCAAAGAGCGGGGCGCTTCTTAAAAAAGGGAAGAGCCTGGTCATTAACGGGCATGCCTGGGCTGGGGAACTGGAAGTTTCCCAGGTTCACTACTCCATTGATTTTGGAAGTACCTGGCATGGGTGTACCCTGGAAAAGCCCGTAAACCGATTGGCTTGGCAGCATTTTAGGGCACAGGTCAGTTTCCCTAAAAAGGGGTACTATGAAATATGGGCCAAAGCCACGGACAGCACAGGAAAAAGCCAGCCCATGGTGTTGCCCGGATGGAATCCAAAGGGATATTTGAACAACGCCTGCCATCGTATTGCCCTAAAAGTAGTTTAAGATGCAGAAAAACTTTCGGAAACAGATCATATCGTTGGGCAGGTTACTCACGGTCTTTGGGCTTTTGTTGGTAACGGTATTTATGGGGATTTTTTATCTGAAGAACCATCCGGATGCCCTAAAATCAAGCGAGGTCTATGAAGTCTTGCCTGCGGATGAATCCGAAACGGTACCCTTGGATGCCCAAACCATTGCGCAATCCGGATTTATCAATGACGAAGGGGTATCGGGCGTTATTCAAAATTGCACCCAATGCCATTCGGCCAAATTGGTAACGCAAAACCGAATGAGCAAAGAAGGCTGGGAAGCTACCATTGCCTGGATGCAGGAAACACAGAACCTATGGGATTTGGGAGCCAACCATGGGAAGATAGTGGCGTATTTGGCCAAAAACTATGGCCCCGAACGTAAAGGTCGAAGACAAAACCTGACCAATGTGGATTGGTATGAATTGGAATAACTATGGAAGTCTATTGGGAAGCATTTTTAAATGGTTTTAATGGTACGGTAAATTATACCTGGAAATCCATTTTGTTTCAAGTGCCGTGGTACAAAAATTACTTTTGGGGGTTGGTGGCCATTTCCCTGGTGGTCTGGTTATTGGAAATGGTCTTCCCCTGGCGAAAGGAACAGTCCATCTTTCGAAAGGACTTTTGGCTGGATGGGTTTTATATGTTCTTCAACTTTTTTGTCTTCGCCATCGTCATACAAGGCGTTTACAATATGTTGGAAGTTGGCTTTGGACAATTGGGGATTACCGCACAAAGCCTGGCACTTTTGAGCATCGGTTCCTGGCCTATGTGGATACAACTTTTGGTCTTTTTTATATTGCTGGATTTTGTACAGTGGCTCACCCATATTGCCCTCCATAAGTTTCCATTGCTGTGGCGGTTCCATCAGGTGCACCACAGTGTAAAGGAAATGGGATTTGCGGCCCACTTACGTTACCATTGGATGGAAAACATCCTTTACAAACCGCTAAAAACGTTTGGGGTAATGCTTTTGGGAGGATTTGAGCCCGAACAGGCCTATATTGTCCATTTTGTGGCCATTGCCATTGGGCACCTGAACCATGCCAATATCAAACTGACCTATGGCCCTTTGAAATATATTTTTAATAACCCCGTAATGCACCTCTACCACCATTCCTATGTGCTGCCCGAAGGAAAATATGGGGTGAATTTTGGGATTAGCCTGAGCCTATGGGATTATCTCTTTAAAACCTATCATATCCCTGAGGACAGTGGGACCATTGCATTGGGCTATAAAGGTGATGAACGGATGCCCAAAGGGTTTTGGGGGCAGTTAGTGCATGGATTTAAAAAAGGGACATCATGACCCTTCCAATTAAACGCTTCCATTATCTGCCAAACAAGTCAGTTGTAGCAAGGTCAATGTAATTGTACGGGCAATTTCCCATTTCACGATAAATTCAGGGAACTACAGCAATTTTAAAAAAACCGCCATGTTAATCTGGTACAATTTTTAAAAAAACCTACCATTTAGATTTGTATTCAAATATTTTAAGACGAACTCATTTGAACTTTTTGGAATGATGCGAAAATTAGGGATTTTGTACCCAGTTGAAGACTTTTTTAAGTTGCACCCGCCTGCCTTCCGCATGGTGGGCAGGTAGCTGGGCTACGGAAGGAAAAAAAGACGAAAAATGGGGACAGAAAGACAATTTTTTAGCCATTTGAAAAAGTTTAAATAAGTTCGATATGTTCAAATACACCATCTTTGCAATACTCCTATCATTTTTCACTTTGTTTGGTTGCGGACAGCAAAGTCCGCAGGACTATAACGGAAACTGGATAGGGACTTTACCGGACAGACAGGGTTTCAATTTTAAGGTTACCCTGGAAAATATAACCTCCAACCGCTATCACCTGACCATTGCCAATACCAAAACCATTATGGATAGGGAGGTGAAATCGATGTACGATAACCATGTCCAGTTTTCCATTGATGATCAGCTCCACTTTGAGCTGTACCCCATGAAAAATGGACAGGAACTTACCGGTTTCATTAAATCCGGAAGGTTTCTTTACCATATGAGCCTAAAACAGGTGGAACACAACACCTATGAAGGCCGTTGGAATCCGTTTATGTTTGATGACGGCCTTATATCCGATGATATACTGCTCTATGTTGAAAAAACCAATGAATCCGGGCTTGTTGCCTATCCCTTTTTTGGCGATCAACGGTTTAGGGGAACCTGGGCAAGTGGGTTTGAAAAGAAAGGGGACACCCTTTTTTTTAGTGACGACAACACAGGTTTTAATTTTCGCGCCCTATTCGCCAAAAATGGCATTGGGTTGGAGATGTATTTGGTTGAT
The sequence above is a segment of the Muricauda sp. SCSIO 64092 genome. Coding sequences within it:
- a CDS encoding DUF2892 domain-containing protein; translation: MKNRIVRAVAGSFVLISLLLAVYGNINWLWFTAFAGANLLQSSITKWCLMEDILGKLGVKD
- a CDS encoding efflux RND transporter permease subunit, producing MKEGLAGKIAKGFMTSRLTVLLMVVFMVIGIYSSFLIPREEEPQIDVPMADIFVGYPGANPTEVESRITKPLEKIISNIKGVEYVYSTSMKEAGMVIVQFYVGEDIERSLVRLYDEINKHMDQMPQGVTMPLVKTRAIDDVPMLSLTLWSETYDDYQLGQISNELLNEIEKVGDVAITKKIGGRDRQLRVVLDKERIAGNGLDFLGIAEVIKANNVQMGAGDFYANDTEFHVTGGTFLSSKEDVENLVVGTLENQPIYLKQMAEVIDGPQLANTYVSFGYGGASGAASAFPSEYPAVTLSIAKRKGADAMKIADRVLQKVEHLKRTLLPNEVQVAVTRNYGETASQKVSELLLHLIGAIIAVTFVVMLAMGWRGGLVVFLSVPITFALTLLSYYMLEYTLNRITLFALVFVTGIVVDDSIIIAENMHRHFKIKRLPFKDAALFAINEVGNPTILATFTVIASVLPMAFVSGLMGPYMSPMPIGASIAMLLSLFVALTITPYLGYLFLREKDRKKSEEATVQIQDTVIFKTYERLQRPLIENRKKRGLFIGVTVILLLASVGLFFTKSVAVKMLPFDNKNEFQVIIDMPEGTTLERTAVVTKEIASYLASRPEVVDYQAYVGTSAPITFNGLVRHYDLRGGSNMADIQVNLVDKHDRNVQSHDIAKMLRPRIQEIGAYHKANVKVVEVPPGPPVLSTIVAEIYGPDYEKQIVLADGVKTILENTADVVDVDWMVEADQKQYDFVVDKEKALRYGVNTSQIVHTLNMAMAERPVTYLYQTNAFDHIGIVLTLSENDRSGLDNLKQIRVVSKDGQTLPIGDLVTITETTKDKSIYRKNQKRVVYVTSDMAGDLESPVYAILGMTDKLRGLELPKGYGINELYMSQPELEDDFTIKWDGEWQITLEVFRDLGIAFLGVIVIIYMLIVGWFQNFRAPLVMMAAIPLSLIGIVLGHWILGAFFTATSFIGMIALAGIMVRNSVLLIDFVNLRTQEGVPLKQAVIEAGAVRTTPILLTAGTVVIGAFVILFDPIFQGLAISLMGGTIASTVLTLLVVPLVYYMMERKNETK
- a CDS encoding efflux RND transporter periplasmic adaptor subunit; its protein translation is MIGKISIYVSKKRLFPLVASLLLMACGEVKKEDVPHKDRISVAVATVGMGMEEYLTVGSGQVTSVNNATLSTRMMGHVERIPVKVGEAVDKGDLLVVINNRDLRARKAQATASVMEAQASFANAKKDYERYVNLFEKNSASQKELEDMSTRYERAKARLAAARELGKEVEAQFAYANVRAPFKGVVTHTFVDVGTMANPGAPLISMEATGAYEVTARIPENKITGIEVGMKAKVTIKVLDTMLTGELTELSTSATGTGGQYLATVELPDTPSSVRSGMYAAVAFPATGVAPKTVVVPKEALVEQGQLTGIYTLGQDDTAILRWLRLGETLDNGVEVLSGLSEGETYITASQGKLFNGAKVSIQ
- a CDS encoding TolC family protein, encoding MTIRLWVGTLVLFGWVLPLKAQQLKPITLNEVLIKVQESNADIRISEFELTEAQGDFTMGNAIFLPTISISHTGMATTNPLMAFGTKLNQEILTAADFNPDLLNDPDQIENYATTIVIEQPLINMDGLFQRKAAKSTMEAREQQVYRTKDYLAFEATRAFMQLQLAHKRVEVLEKAVKAALANEAMVADRFEEGLLQKADLLQAKVRTTGMENQLISAQSNLSNASDYLAFLMDEDVGGDYVPTKELELAEYVMVDTDRALEDRPDVKALELVSQAYRSTYKADKMAFLPRLNAFGSYQLFDDDLFQANSQGYTFGASLSWDAFQGAKRFAKIKKSRATYEKAQVAYEHYRSKSELELQKAGRMLLDAKNRASTSALTLEQSAETLHIRSNRFKEGLESTSELLRAEAQYAEKELDHYNAIYEYNYAVAYHNFLTKR
- a CDS encoding DUF2892 domain-containing protein, with protein sequence MKKNMGGLDRIVRLVIAAMVGILYFTDVVQGTLGYVLLALAGIFVLTSFISFCPLYALVGLNTCRRKN
- a CDS encoding sulfite oxidase codes for the protein MDRRDFSKSLTMAGIASVIGAPVVFADTIPKNYVPLALQDPDPFSLFDKDKEMTVLNDRPWNIEAKAHLLNDAVTPNRYMFIRNNGILPKRIDADNWTLTIDGEAAERKKVYSLAELKTKFPQHTYQLTLECGGNGRSEFDPPAKGNQWTIGAVSCANWTGIRLRDLLQDVGIKSEAVYIGYHAADTHLSGDPKKEPISRGVPISKAMQEETLLAFQMNGKDIPLAHGYPLRLVCGGWPASASGKWIQRISIRNQVHDGAKMGGASYRVPCESVAPGSEVTDENMCIIESMPVKSLITYPKSGALLKKGKSLVINGHAWAGELEVSQVHYSIDFGSTWHGCTLEKPVNRLAWQHFRAQVSFPKKGYYEIWAKATDSTGKSQPMVLPGWNPKGYLNNACHRIALKVV
- a CDS encoding monoheme cytochrome C, coding for MQKNFRKQIISLGRLLTVFGLLLVTVFMGIFYLKNHPDALKSSEVYEVLPADESETVPLDAQTIAQSGFINDEGVSGVIQNCTQCHSAKLVTQNRMSKEGWEATIAWMQETQNLWDLGANHGKIVAYLAKNYGPERKGRRQNLTNVDWYELE
- a CDS encoding sterol desaturase family protein — translated: MEVYWEAFLNGFNGTVNYTWKSILFQVPWYKNYFWGLVAISLVVWLLEMVFPWRKEQSIFRKDFWLDGFYMFFNFFVFAIVIQGVYNMLEVGFGQLGITAQSLALLSIGSWPMWIQLLVFFILLDFVQWLTHIALHKFPLLWRFHQVHHSVKEMGFAAHLRYHWMENILYKPLKTFGVMLLGGFEPEQAYIVHFVAIAIGHLNHANIKLTYGPLKYIFNNPVMHLYHHSYVLPEGKYGVNFGISLSLWDYLFKTYHIPEDSGTIALGYKGDERMPKGFWGQLVHGFKKGTS